Proteins co-encoded in one Romeriopsis navalis LEGE 11480 genomic window:
- a CDS encoding ABC transporter ATP-binding protein yields MTAIDNVPTHPASTPYLQLSALQLTRDVTNQSGQKRRLLDNISLIIEPGQVVALVGGSGAGKSTLMRTLLGIEPTNGGRVDLNGQPLRQNFDHYRHQIGYVPQDDIIHGNLTVAEALAYAAKLRLPANCNIRKIIHVTLHQIGMLNHRDTLVHKLSGGQRKRISIGVELLADPKLFFLDEPTSGLDPGLDKKMMQLLRQLADQGRTIVLVTHATTNLH; encoded by the coding sequence ATGACCGCGATCGACAACGTGCCGACCCACCCTGCCTCGACACCGTATCTCCAACTCAGCGCCCTCCAACTCACCCGCGATGTCACCAATCAATCCGGTCAAAAGCGTCGCCTGCTCGATAACATCAGCCTGATTATTGAACCCGGCCAAGTCGTCGCCCTCGTCGGCGGCAGCGGCGCAGGCAAATCGACCCTGATGCGCACCCTGCTCGGCATCGAACCGACCAACGGCGGGCGCGTCGATCTCAATGGCCAACCGCTCCGACAAAACTTCGACCACTACCGCCACCAAATTGGCTACGTCCCCCAAGATGACATCATCCACGGCAACTTAACCGTCGCCGAAGCCCTGGCCTACGCCGCCAAACTCCGCCTGCCAGCCAACTGCAATATTCGCAAAATCATTCACGTCACGCTGCATCAGATCGGCATGCTGAATCACCGCGACACCCTGGTACACAAGCTCAGCGGCGGCCAACGCAAACGCATCAGCATCGGCGTCGAACTGCTCGCCGACCCCAAGCTATTTTTCCTGGATGAACCCACCTCCGGACTTGATCCAGGTCTGGACAAAAAAATGATGCAGCTCTTGCGACAGCTCGCCGACCAAGGTCGCACCATTGTCCTCGTCACCCACGCCACCACCAATCTACATC